One genomic window of bacterium includes the following:
- a CDS encoding VOC family protein — translation MRITGMNHAVLYVRDARRHAEFYADLLGFEPVIDGPGGAFAFMRAPESENHHDIAFFSVGEEAGASEAGRRTVGLYHIAWEVPTLEALDEARRRLQATGALVGASDHGCNKSLYARDPDGLEFEVMWLVPPEHWGDAEHQAIVEPLDLPAERERFAAVGLS, via the coding sequence ATGCGGATCACCGGCATGAACCACGCCGTGCTCTACGTGCGCGACGCCCGGCGCCACGCCGAGTTCTACGCCGACTTGCTGGGCTTCGAGCCGGTCATCGACGGGCCCGGCGGGGCGTTCGCCTTCATGCGGGCGCCCGAGTCGGAGAACCACCACGACATCGCCTTCTTCAGCGTCGGCGAGGAGGCGGGGGCGTCGGAGGCCGGCCGGCGCACCGTCGGCCTGTACCACATCGCCTGGGAGGTGCCCACTCTGGAGGCCCTGGATGAGGCGCGGCGGCGCCTGCAGGCCACCGGTGCCCTGGTGGGGGCGAGCGACCACGGATGCAACAAGAGCCTCTACGCCCGCGACCCCGACGGCCTGGAGTTCGAGGTCATGTGGCTGGTGCCGCCCGAGCACTGGGGCGACGCCGAGCATCAGGCCATCGTCGAACCGCTGGACCTTCCGGCCGAGCGCGAGCGCTTCGCCGCCGTCGGCCTCAGCTGA
- a CDS encoding histidine phosphatase family protein: MLLRHGRTDLNRRRLLQGASDLPLDDVGRRQAVEAGDYVRRHWKIDKVVSSPRRRARETVALAGFGTDATTDDRLAEMDYGELEGTPVPVASGELFDAWSADPGYAPAGGESLTEVYERSVAAAKEILAASANQTVLMCSHANPIKAVVSWTLGTAASGILRMYLRQASVSVVAQVPPALVLLGFNERTEAS, from the coding sequence GTGCTGCTGCGCCACGGGCGCACCGATCTGAACCGGCGCCGGCTGCTGCAGGGTGCCAGCGATCTGCCGCTGGACGACGTGGGGCGCCGGCAGGCGGTCGAGGCGGGCGACTACGTGCGGCGGCACTGGAAGATCGACAAGGTCGTCAGCAGCCCGCGCCGGCGCGCCCGGGAGACCGTGGCGCTCGCCGGGTTCGGAACCGACGCGACCACAGACGACCGCCTGGCCGAGATGGACTACGGCGAACTGGAAGGAACCCCGGTGCCTGTGGCCTCCGGGGAGTTGTTCGACGCCTGGTCGGCCGACCCCGGCTATGCCCCCGCAGGCGGCGAGTCCCTGACCGAGGTCTACGAACGCTCGGTGGCGGCGGCCAAGGAGATCCTGGCGGCCTCGGCGAACCAGACGGTTCTGATGTGCTCGCACGCCAACCCCATCAAGGCCGTCGTGTCGTGGACGCTGGGCACAGCGGCCTCGGGGATCCTGCGCATGTACCTGCGCCAGGCCTCGGTGTCGGTCGTGGCGCAAGTCCCTCCGGCGTTGGTGCTGCTGGGGTTCAACGAGCGCACCGAGGCCTCCTGA